A segment of the Saccharomyces kudriavzevii IFO 1802 strain IFO1802 genome assembly, chromosome: 2 genome:
GTTTTCTTGGTGTAGAACGATGCCACTAAATCACTTGTGGGTATAACTGTCCTTCTGCGCCCGTATTCCTTTATATCCTGGTTGATCGACGCAGTGACGTCACCTAAATATCCGATGAATGGCTCGTCTGGTTCTGCGCTTGGTTCGGTTGTGGCTTTTTTCAGATCCCATACACGAACTGAGTGATCGGCACCTCCACTAATGAGTACGTTTCCCTCCTTGCTATAAGATAGGGAATAAATGGCGTTCTTACCATGACCACGCATTTGTTTCAGTCTTTTTCCTGTGCCAATGTCCCATATGTTTATAATACCATCTTCACTACCGGTGGAGAGCCATCTACCATCCGGAGAAACGGCAATGCAGATGACAGGCGCAGTATGGCCCAAAAATAATCGAACCGAATCACCAGTGGAGACATCCCACATTCGACATGTCTTATCACTAGACCCAGTAAACACATAGCAACCGTTCGGGTGGAATGACACACAATCAACATCATTTAAATGACCAGCAAATATTCTTAGTGGATATATGTGATCGCAGGACCATAGCCTTGCGGTTTGGTCGTGCGATGCAGTGGCGAAATAATGGCCTAACGGAGAGAAATTGACGTCCCAAACAGGGTGATTATGGCCTTTGTAACTAACCAATGCTGTGTGTGTATCCATTGACCATAGTCTGACGGTTTTGTCTTCAGAACCGGAAAGTAAATATTTATTGTCGGGGCTAAAACTCGTTGAATACACCGTACCACTGTGTCCCACTAGTGTTTTACAAGTTGGATCATCATCTCTGTAATTGTTGTTGGCGCTGTTTAGCATGATGTTGGGATTATTTAACGATGAACCGTCAAGCGACCAGATTTTAATATAGCTGTCTTGGAACCCGGCAGCAGCAATTCTACAATCATCGCTAAAATTCAAACACGACATGTCCTTATTTGTGTTCTGGAATGTGTACATGCATACGCTGGGCAAGGCCAATTGTAAATTATCCAGTTTGATAGCGTCACGGGATTCTTTAACCTTTTGGATCtccatcttcaaatctaaCGCCGTCTTTGGAGGTAGCGGTAAAACATCTCTTGCCGGAGACAATAAATTGCTATctgttttttcattatccACTTTCAACtcgttttccttcttttcctcatctTTGGCGGCTTTATCTTTCAATTTATCCTTATCCTCTTCGTCGGCATTGTCCTCAAATTTTTCGTTATTCATGGCTTTATACTCTTGTAATAAAGTTCTGTTGTTCGCTTCGGCGTGGTTTTCGCCTGGAGTTTGTTGATTCTGCTGTTTCTCTTGGTCATCCTTTATCTTTAATTctgtttcaatttctttgacaaaTTCTTCGTCTTTTGGGAAAAGTCCTAGTTTGACAGGAACCGAGTTCATTATCAGGTTTTGTTTTCCATTTCCGTTTTCACTGTCACTGAGAACTTTTATACCATCGGCCAATTTTTCCCTTGCGGTTACCGATTCTACGATATTTGGATCCAGATGTTGATTTATTACGCTAATTATTAACGACCCTCCAACGctctcattttcattcagaaaatataaaagaagATTTAAAGTGGTTTTGGACATGGTGATTCTGTACCTGTGAGATTGGAAAGCGCTTGCAACctcattttccttgatGTGGTCTATAGAATTGACACTGAAGAGCCTATTGATTTCTGAACCGTGGAAATCCTTGAAGTCTGGAGAAAATCTATCAAAGAAGCGACGAGCATAAACAGGATTTTTGGCCACTaaatttaaaaataaataaatgaatATTGGATACATGATGTAGCTTAGTTCTGGCCTGTATATTTCCAAAGATGAATCTACCCAATTTTTTAGCATTGAATATGCTCTTATATAATTTTCGGGCGCGTTAAGCCCCTCTAGTCGACCATTGGATACTATCCCACCCTCGGCATCTCTCTTAGATGACAAATTAGTAGGATTACTTACGGGCTTAGCAGTCTTTCCAGGATTTGGAGGTGCTGGTGATTGTTCAGGAAATTTTCCTGTTTTAGTGTTTCCTGGAGATTGGTTGTTTTGAGGTGTTAGCGTACGTCCACTCTCAGCCCTCAGCATGGCCTCTGTACGGTGGTATCcctttttattcaaatactCCAGGACAATTCTATTCAGATCTGAGGCAGAAAAAGGGCCATTGGATCTTCCCTGCTGCTGTGACTGGCCTTGGCTCTGCTGCTGTGACTGCTGCCCGGAATTGGCGCCGCCAGCATTATTAGATCGCTGATTTTTCACAGGTTGCTGCGGCGGGTGTGCACCATTCTGATTCTGGTTCGTACTTTGCTTCTGTGacattattattttttccagtaCTTCGACGTGAACCTGGCGTTCCTCGTCTCTCTTCAACCTGTGCTATCGTACCCTTATGCCTCTCTATCCGCCTTCCTGCCACTCTGTCTGTAGTCTTTAtgtgaaattttgaaactttttcgCTTTCGGACATTCCATCTGAATCGTGGACGGtgatatatttttaaaaTTACCCGGCCGTAAGAGAGCATGCATATAGAGGAACGAGCGCTGTAGAACATTTTTTAATCTCAGCAGGCCTACATTTCAGGTTATGTTGATGTGCATATATTTCCTTGATAATTCCAACGAAAGATATATATCTTTATCTTTGTAATAAAGTACGAATCATTAATTCACCGTAGTCTGAAAGGAATAAGGCAAGGACATAAAGCTATATATTTATgagatatttttcaaagaggaCTCTGAAACCCTTGTTTTCAGTAGTTATTCTGATAGCGATTGTCGTAACGGTTGCTCTCTACGTTACGAATGAGGACTATTTGCAAGCAGTCAAGGATAGTGCCAAATCTCATTACGCTGCTGTGCGGGAAGGCTATAATAGCATCACAGGTGATACCGAAAGCTCTGAAGAGCTTCCAGATCATGACACTGAAATTCTGAACAATATATTGGATAGGTTACATGAGCCTCTTTATGATAAGGACACATTTGATCCTGTTGAAGTCCTTGCTGAGAATGAACAGTTGTACGATGAGATTTTAGCTCAAGAAATTACTGAGCCAAAAGTAGACAATTTGGTACGCAGCGGGGATCCATTATCGGGCAAGGGAAATGGAACCATTTTGAGTTTGGTGAAAAACAGTGACTTGGAGAATATTATAGGAAGTATTCGGCAACTTGAAAAGCAATACAATAAGAATTTTGGCTATCCTTATACCTTCCTTAACGATGAGGAATTCACGGACGAATTCAAAGATGGCATACGGAACATTTTACCTAAGGATCGAATCGTAAATTTCGGTATCATTAGTCCTGACAAATGGAATATGCCTGATGGTATCGACAGGGAAAGATACgataaagaaatggaaaaaatggagACGGGAGAAGTTTCATACGCCAAAGTGGAATCATACCATAACATGTGTCGTTTCTATTCCAAAGAATACTATAATCACCCCCTCCTCTCCGAGTACAGATACGTGTGGAGACTAGAACCAAGCGTCGATTTCTATTGCAAAATCGAATACGACATTTTCCAGTTCATGAGCATGAACGACAAGATCTATGGATTTGTTTTGAATGTTTACGACGATCCCGAGACTATCAGAACGCTCTGGACTTCCACAATGGAGTTTGTTAAAGAACATCCGGATTATTTAAATGTTGGTGGAGCTTTCAAATGGCTGAAAGATAATTCTCAAAACCCAAAATGTTATGAAGATACTCAGGGATATTCTACTTGTCACTTCTGgacaaattttgaaatagtTGATTTGGAGTTTCTGAGGTCAGAACCTTATGAACAGTACGTGCAATTTCTTGACAAGAAAGGAGGATTCTACTATGAAAGATGGGGTGACGCCCCTGTGAGAAGTCTTGCACTTGCACTGTTTGCCGATAAATCGCGAATTCATTGGTTTAGAGACATAGGCTATCATCACCTTCCCTACGCGAATTGTCCAACTTGTCCGGACGATTCAGACAGATGCAATGGGACATGTATACCAGGCAAATTTagtgattttgaagacaaGATCATGTACAAACAAAATTGTCAGGCAACGTGGATTAAACATTCTATGACTGACGAAGAGTTGCATATGtattaaagaaaatttgcTTTATATCCGATTATGCAACCGAGTCGCAGGAAAACAGTCGGGAAGTTCTTAATTGAGAGAGGAAAAACGCACTTACTATCAATTATGAACTCCTCTAccctctttttctttcatatcGAGACATGATGAGCACATCTGTAAGACATAGATAAATATATAccattgaacaaaaaataagttTATAATAACTTTCTTAGAGACTGCCATGCAAAGTGAATACAGACTAGCCGATTAAAGGTCTGCAAGGGAAATACGGTACCATTAGGAACATATTGGTTTAAAAGATacattttccaagaatgGTATATTTCAAGAGTGCACAAGGTTCATACTTCTCGGAATCACATTGAAATAACACAGTGGGAAGTATGAAGAACCTTTCATACGGCTTATTCATATGATGTAGCATTCTCCATAgaccttttttttagcaACATTTTGACTTATATTACCCTAAACGGACAAATGGCGAAGGCCCATTCACGTATgaacaggaaaaagaaaaaaagaaagtgaCAATACAGCCATAATCTAAATATATCATATCATCAAGTATATATTGCGTTTAACGTACTAAAAGCGTTTGCAAGTGACTTAGCAGCCTTAGCAAACTATTcgttttatatttttcatttgtgACGTATTGCTCTGTAAAGTAACGTTGAGGCTAGAGTCGTCATAGCTATTTTTTAGAACATTAGGTAGGTACCAAAACCGCATAcaaatgttgaaaaacttcaaactCTCAAAAAGAGACAGCAATGGGTCAAAAGGTAGAATCACGTCGGCAGATATTTCGACCCCTTCCCACGATAATGGAGGCGTCATAAAGCATATCAAAACGGTACCTGTTAGGTACCTCtcctcatcctcttctACCCCAGTGAAAAAACAACTGGATTCCTCGCCAAAGAACGGACATAACTCCAAAGACATTTCTTCCCCTGAAAAAGTTATAAAAGCCAAGTATAGCTACCAGGCACAAACCTTAAAAGAACTGTCCTTCAACGAAGGTGAATTTTTCTACGTATCTGGAGATGAGAAGGATTGGTATAGGGCTTCGAACCCATCTACTGGAAAGCAAGGCGTTGTTCCTAAAAGCTATTTTGAAGTATTCGATAGAACCAGACCTTCTTCCGTGAATGGAACAAGTACTTCGAGTCGAAAAGTTACAAATGAATCGTTAAACATGGGTTCCTTGTATGCCATTGTTCTATATGATTTTAAAGCAGAAAAAGCGGATGAATTAACGACTTTTGTGGGAGAGAATTTGTTTATTTGCGCTCATCATAACTGTGAATGGTTTATTGCTAAGCCAATTGGGCGACTTGGCGGTCCTGGCCTCGTTCCAGTTGGATTCGTTAGTATCATAGATATTGCCACAGGATATGCGACAGGTAATGACGTGATAGAAGACATCAATTCTGTCAATTTACCAACTGTTCAAGAATGGAAAAGCAACATTGCAAAGTATAAAGCTAGTAATATCAGCCTCGGTTCTGtggaacaacaacagcagtcCGTTACAAAACCGCACTGTAAAAGCGCAAAGCTAATTGATGGTGAACTACTAATGAAAGCCTCTGTCGAATCGTTTGGATTAGAAGACGAAAAGTATTGGTTTTTGGTTTGTTGCGAACTATCCAATGGTAAGACGAGGCAACTGAAAAGGTACTATCAGGACTTCTACGATCTTCAAGTTCAACTATTAGATGCATTCCCAGCGGAGGCAGGTAAACTAAGAGATGCAGATGGTCAATGGTCCAAACGTATAATGCCCTATATTCCAGGGCCTGTTCCGTATGTCACGAACAGTATAACgaaaaagaggaaggaGGATTTAAATATCTATGTTGCAGACCTAGTAAATCTTCCTGAATACATATCTCGATCAGAAATGGTTCACTCCTTATTCGTTGTCCTGGATAATGGATTTGACAAGGAATTTGATAGTGACGAACATCAAAACAATATCAAAACGCTACAAGAAAACGACACGGCAACGTTCGTAACTCCATCTCAGGCTTCTATTTTAGCTTCAAATAACCAAGATAACACTTTGACTGGGGAAGACTTGAAGTTAAGTGGCAAACTCTCAGATTTATCTTTATCCGCTTCCAAGCAGCCATCCGCGCAATCAACTTCCAGCTTGAAAACAACGAAGATCAAATTCTACTACAAAGATGATATTTTCGCGTTAATGCTGAGAAGTGACACATCCTATAAAGAACTTCGCAGTAGAATCGCTCCGAGAATTGACACAGCACACTTTAAATTGCGAACCAAACTATCGGATGGTAATGGTGAGGAGATCAAAGCCGACTCGCAAGTTAGTGATATTATCGAGgctaaattgaaaattgcTGTCCATGACATTGAACTGTAGAGTTGAAAAAGGGtggttcttttcttctttcaatcGGCAACCGCAAATATCTTTATCGGCATAATGACGATTCTTGGAGAGTTCTAATCTCTtaaatagtaataatattaGATTGTTGCTAATTCTTTACCGGCAACGTAATtgtaataaaaataaataaggACATATGTGTATATAGAAAGTTAataaaacttttcaaatacttGAAGAATCTTTATTTACATCCCTATATTAAAATTTACGCCTGGTAACTAAACTtaaatattataaaaattCTATCCACTATCAAACACATAAGACAAGCAAAGGTAAATTTGCAGAAACAGATAATTTTACTCAAAAACCAACGGACGAATCATAAACAATGAAGCTTGTTGGTCTAACGAATAGTTAAAGATAAGAGTAATAGGGAAAAAAGGAGCATATCTGCTCTTGAGTATACTTTATGTCCGACAAAAGAATCGGGAACTTAATCAAACTTAGCTTCACTTCGGTCCAATGTCACAAATTTCACCAAAAATCTACTCTTGAAGTAATACTGACGGTATTGCACATGACACGGAAGAATGTGTTGTTCGTGTCTAACTTTTCGATACGAAAAGGCTTATTGGTTATCTCTGCTAACTAAACAGGGGCAGCATTATCATAAACTTGAAACATAAACGTAAATATTAATGCTTCACGTTTAACGTATTGTAGTGTCTTCTGTGACCTTATTTTATGGAATATTCTAGgcttcctttctttttcgtgATTACCGGCACATGAGATGCGCGCTGTCCTCTTTCAACCATCGATACAAACCATAAATGAGCGAAGAATAGATGCGAGTCCCTAATTATGTATGTGTTAAAAGGCACAAGAAACAGTGGACGCATATTAAGATAACCAGTAAGAGCAATTTACTTAAATATAGTGTGTATCAAGCGAATAAGAACCACCCACACTCAAGAAAGTCGTCATCAATAAAGATAAAGTAAAAATCACACGATTATGGATGCTGTAATACTGAATCTCCTGGGGGACATCCCTTTGGTCACGAGGTTATGGACCATAGGCTGTCTTCTACTATCTGGTCTCACAAGCCTACGAATTGTGGATCCAACAAAGGTATTGTATAGTTATGATTTAGTGTTCAAAAAGGGGCAGTACGGTAGACTGATTTATTCGATATTCGATTACGGTGGGTTTAATTGGATATCTATGCTAAACATTTTTGTCAGCGCGAATCATTTGTCAATGCTGGAGAACTCattcaatttgaaaagaaggttttgttggatattatttttacttttgGTAATATTGGTCAAAATGACGAGCATTGTACAACCGATTGCATCACTCGGTGTTCTACTGCATGAAAATCTCGTATACTATGAACTTAAAAAAAACGGAAATCAAATGAATATACGGCTTTTTGGTGGTATAGATATTTCACCATCTATATTTCCTGTTTATATGAATGCGGTACAGTATTTTGTATACAAGCGGAATTGGTTAGAAATCGCCATGAATTTCTTGCCCGGCCACTTCATTTATTACATGGATGATGTAATAGGTAAAGTATACGGCATCGATTTGTGCAAGTCGCCATACGACTGGTTCCAAAACACCGAAACGCCCTAAAGAGGATGCAGTTTTGTATTTGACTGCGATTAACAACAAAAAGCGAACTCTCAATAAAAAAGTACTTAAGCATATAAATGAGTATGTAAAATagatggatagttgattaggatgaaagaaaaaaaaaatggcagaAACAATTCAGTCAAGAATTGCACTTCCGCAGATTCTAGAAAAATATAACGTAACTGTATCAAATGTGTAGATGCTGAATAAATAAGTGGTCGGCTGAGCGTCGACGGTTTCCCCTGAATAATAATGCATATTCGATCACGCCCTAAAACCTAGTGTATGAGCGTTGGGAACAAAATCCGTCTTTGTAGCAGTGAGTGTCTTTGGAGGCCATATGGGCCGGCAGAAGAAAAGGTGTTGTCAGTCCCAAAGTGATGTAAGCAACATAAAACAAAGTGGTCAGCTTTTTATTAGAACTACTGGGCTTGTGTGGCTTGAAAAGCTGCGAAAATGGTTTTATAGCTAGCATTGTTGGGCCTAGGTATCTTTTCTATATGGCGTAAGGAATCTTTTGTGTTGCCTGTCAGtgagaaagcaaaaaaaaaccaaaaagaaaagagaagatagagaaaaaacacAAAGCGTTATGGTCTTTTAACCATATCATCTTATATATGTCGCCTATGTAAATCTGAACACCGGGAAAATGCTCCCGTTGCTATAGTAATCAAACAAACTTCCAACAATAATGCCTTTTCCAGCCATTGTTTTCCTTGCAGGGCCGAAGAAATCGCCGGAGGATTGCCTCTCTTAGTAAAGGGCGGTTTCTCGACTATGATAGGCGATGAGGCACAAAAATTTGAGTTGCTTCTACcctattctttttcaacacaACAAACAATGCGACGCACTGGTGTTCGGTTTTTGTAGCTTCCCATTTTTCTGTGCTTTTGTTTATGCTTCGttcaaagatgaagagaaagacGCCAGCCGGGCTCACCTCACTGGTTACGACGAGGAGGAAAGAGCAAGATAGGTAGCTGCCATTAATATAGTTTTCTAAGACAGAAGCGGGATAGGGACACAGAGAGACGCACAATTAGGGAGAGAGGGGGGAGGGGAATTAACACCAGAGTGGCGTGAACTTCACAACCTACATGTCACCATGAGATGCTTACTTGAGATATCGAGGCTACCTCTCACTGTTCCATTCGCTTCTGGTctattttttggaagatggACCGGGGTTTCCCTAGATTTGAacctctttttttactcATTCGCCGCTATTGCACTAGATTAACTTTCGCGTGTTTTTCGGGCtcgagaaaaattttcttcttagCTAATTTACTCAGTAGGGAAATTTCCcaataaggaaaataaaTGCAATCTATTTAAtcgcttttttttttccttctttcaGGAATCTGAGGAACAGCCAAAGCGCCAAAGCGAGAAGTGATTCAGTAGCAGCCTTAAGCACCATCTTTACAAACAAGTACTTTCAAGAAGCCCAATATAATCAGTATTTTATTAGCTTGAATTTTCCAGGAAGAAATTCATATAGATAGAAAGGAAATATGAGTGCGGCGCTTCCTTCAATTCAGCTTTCCGTCGACTATAACAACCTTTTCAATGAGATCACTGATTTCTTGGTGACTTTCAAACATAACACGTTGTCTGCCCAGCCAACACGAGACgaggatgaggatgaagatatGGACGCTGAAAACATCGAACAGGACTTATTAGAGAAGGGCCCCAAATACATGGCTACACTACAGAAAGTCGCCAATAGGGAATTGAATTCTGTTGTTGTAGAGCTGGATGATATCTTGCAATACCAGAACGAAAAGTTCCTTCAGGGCACACAAGCGGACGATCTCGTGTCTGTCATTCAGCAAAACGCCAACCACTTTACTGAGTTATTCTGTCGTGCCATTGACAATAACATGCCGCTGCcaacaaaagaaatcaattACAAGGACGACGttcttgatattattcTAAACCAAAGGAGATTAAGAAACGAGAGGATGCTCTCGGATAGAACCAATGAGGTTAGAAATGAAAACCTTATGGACAGTACTGTAGACCCGCCTTCTTCCATGAACGATGCATTGAGGGAAGTTGTCGAGGATGAAACTGAGCTATTCCCTCCCAATTTAACTAGGCGCTATTTCCTTTATTTCAAGCCATTATCACAAAACTACGCTCGCCGTTacaggaaaaaagcaataaGTTCTAAACCATTATCTGTAAGGCAGATTAAAGGGGACTTTCTAGGTCAATTGATTACCGTCAGGGGTATCATCACCAGAGTTTCTGATGTCAAGCCTTCTGTGGAGGTCATTGCTTACACATGCGATCAATGCGGGTATGAAGTGTTCCAAGAGGTCAATTCGCGCACTTTCACTCCATTATCCGAATGTACTTCCGAAGAATGTTCTCAAAACCAAACAAAGGGCCAGTTGTTCATGAGCACAAGAGCTTCCAAATTCAGCGCCTTCCAAGAGTGCAAAATCCAGGAACTATCGCAACAAGTGCCGGTAGGCCACATCCCCAGATCACTAAATATTCACGTTAACGGGACGTTGGTGAGATCTTTGTCGCCCGGTGATATTGTCGATGTCACCGGTATCTTCTTACCGGCTCCTTACACCGGCTTTAAAGCTTTGAAGGCGGGATTACTGACAGAAACTTATGTGGAAGCTCAATTTGTCCGTCAacacaagaagaaatttgcCTCTTTCAGTTTGACTTCTGACGTGGAGGAAAGAGTTATGAATTTGATTGCCTCCGGGGATGTCTACAATAGACTAGCTAAATCCATTGCTCCAGAAATTTATGGTAACTTGGACGTTAAGAAGGCATTGCTGCTGTTACTTGTCGGCGGTGTCGACAAAAGAGTGGGTGACGGTATGAGAATTAGAGGTGATATTAATGTTTGTTTAATGGGGGACCCCGGTGTCGCCAAATCACAATTGCTAAAGGCTATCTGTAAAATATCGCCACGAGGTGTTTACACCACAGGTAAAGGTTCCTCAGGGGTTGGGTTAACAGCCGCGGTCATGAAGGATCCTGTTACGGATGAAATGATCTTGGAAGGTGGTGCCTTAGTTCTTGCTGACAACGGTATTTGTTGtattgatgaatttgaCAAAATGGATGAAAGTGACAGGACTGCGATTCATGAAGTCATGGAACAACAAACCATTTCGATATCCAAGGCCGGCATCAACACTACTTTGAATGCCAGAACTTCAATCTTAGCAGCGGCAAATCCATTATACGGTAGATACAATCCTAGGTTATCGCCTTTAGATAATATCAACCTCCCCGCGGCCTTACTGTCCAGATTCGATATTCTCTTCTTGATGTTA
Coding sequences within it:
- the TAF5 gene encoding chromatin modification protein (similar to Saccharomyces cerevisiae TAF5 (YBR198C); ancestral locus Anc_8.544), translating into MSQKQSTNQNQNGAHPPQQPVKNQRSNNAGGANSGQQSQQQSQGQSQQQGRSNGPFSASDLNRIVLEYLNKKGYHRTEAMLRAESGRTLTPQNNQSPGNTKTGKFPEQSPAPPNPGKTAKPVSNPTNLSSKRDAEGGIVSNGRLEGLNAPENYIRAYSMLKNWVDSSLEIYRPELSYIMYPIFIYLFLNLVAKNPVYARRFFDRFSPDFKDFHGSEINRLFSVNSIDHIKENEVASAFQSHRYRITMSKTTLNLLLYFLNENESVGGSLIISVINQHLDPNIVESVTAREKLADGIKVLSDSENGNGKQNLIMNSVPVKLGLFPKDEEFVKEIETELKIKDDQEKQQNQQTPGENHAEANNRTLLQEYKAMNNEKFEDNADEEDKDKLKDKAAKDEEKKENELKVDNEKTDSNLLSPARDVLPLPPKTALDLKMEIQKVKESRDAIKLDNLQLALPSVCMYTFQNTNKDMSCLNFSDDCRIAAAGFQDSYIKIWSLDGSSLNNPNIMLNSANNNYRDDDPTCKTLVGHSGTVYSTSFSPDNKYLLSGSEDKTVRLWSMDTHTALVSYKGHNHPVWDVNFSPLGHYFATASHDQTARLWSCDHIYPLRIFAGHLNDVDCVSFHPNGCYVFTGSSDKTCRMWDVSTGDSVRLFLGHTAPVICIAVSPDGRWLSTGSEDGIINIWDIGTGKRLKQMRGHGKNAIYSLSYSKEGNVLISGGADHSVRVWDLKKATTEPSAEPDEPFIGYLGDVTASINQDIKEYGRRRTVIPTSDLVASFYTKKTPVFKVKFSRSNLAVAGGAFRP
- the KTR4 gene encoding putative mannosyltransferase (similar to Saccharomyces cerevisiae KTR4 (YBR199W); ancestral locus Anc_8.541), translating into MRYFSKRTLKPLFSVVILIAIVVTVALYVTNEDYLQAVKDSAKSHYAAVREGYNSITGDTESSEELPDHDTEILNNILDRLHEPLYDKDTFDPVEVLAENEQLYDEILAQEITEPKVDNLVRSGDPLSGKGNGTILSLVKNSDLENIIGSIRQLEKQYNKNFGYPYTFLNDEEFTDEFKDGIRNILPKDRIVNFGIISPDKWNMPDGIDRERYDKEMEKMETGEVSYAKVESYHNMCRFYSKEYYNHPLLSEYRYVWRLEPSVDFYCKIEYDIFQFMSMNDKIYGFVLNVYDDPETIRTLWTSTMEFVKEHPDYLNVGGAFKWLKDNSQNPKCYEDTQGYSTCHFWTNFEIVDLEFLRSEPYEQYVQFLDKKGGFYYERWGDAPVRSLALALFADKSRIHWFRDIGYHHLPYANCPTCPDDSDRCNGTCIPGKFSDFEDKIMYKQNCQATWIKHSMTDEELHMY
- the BEM1 gene encoding phosphatidylinositol-3-phosphate-binding protein BEM1 (similar to Saccharomyces cerevisiae BEM1 (YBR200W); ancestral locus Anc_8.539); amino-acid sequence: MLKNFKLSKRDSNGSKGRITSADISTPSHDNGGVIKHIKTVPVRYLSSSSSTPVKKQLDSSPKNGHNSKDISSPEKVIKAKYSYQAQTLKELSFNEGEFFYVSGDEKDWYRASNPSTGKQGVVPKSYFEVFDRTRPSSVNGTSTSSRKVTNESLNMGSLYAIVLYDFKAEKADELTTFVGENLFICAHHNCEWFIAKPIGRLGGPGLVPVGFVSIIDIATGYATGNDVIEDINSVNLPTVQEWKSNIAKYKASNISLGSVEQQQQSVTKPHCKSAKLIDGELLMKASVESFGLEDEKYWFLVCCELSNGKTRQLKRYYQDFYDLQVQLLDAFPAEAGKLRDADGQWSKRIMPYIPGPVPYVTNSITKKRKEDLNIYVADLVNLPEYISRSEMVHSLFVVLDNGFDKEFDSDEHQNNIKTLQENDTATFVTPSQASILASNNQDNTLTGEDLKLSGKLSDLSLSASKQPSAQSTSSLKTTKIKFYYKDDIFALMLRSDTSYKELRSRIAPRIDTAHFKLRTKLSDGNGEEIKADSQVSDIIEAKLKIAVHDIEL
- the DER1 gene encoding derlin (similar to Saccharomyces cerevisiae DER1 (YBR201W); ancestral locus Anc_8.535), which translates into the protein MDAVILNLLGDIPLVTRLWTIGCLLLSGLTSLRIVDPTKVLYSYDLVFKKGQYGRLIYSIFDYGGFNWISMLNIFVSANHLSMLENSFNLKRRFCWILFLLLVILVKMTSIVQPIASLGVLLHENLVYYELKKNGNQMNIRLFGGIDISPSIFPVYMNAVQYFVYKRNWLEIAMNFLPGHFIYYMDDVIGKVYGIDLCKSPYDWFQNTETP
- the MCM7 gene encoding DNA replication licensing factor MCM7 (similar to Saccharomyces cerevisiae MCM7 (YBR202W); ancestral locus Anc_8.531) — translated: MSAALPSIQLSVDYNNLFNEITDFLVTFKHNTLSAQPTRDEDEDEDMDAENIEQDLLEKGPKYMATLQKVANRELNSVVVELDDILQYQNEKFLQGTQADDLVSVIQQNANHFTELFCRAIDNNMPLPTKEINYKDDVLDIILNQRRLRNERMLSDRTNEVRNENLMDSTVDPPSSMNDALREVVEDETELFPPNLTRRYFLYFKPLSQNYARRYRKKAISSKPLSVRQIKGDFLGQLITVRGIITRVSDVKPSVEVIAYTCDQCGYEVFQEVNSRTFTPLSECTSEECSQNQTKGQLFMSTRASKFSAFQECKIQELSQQVPVGHIPRSLNIHVNGTLVRSLSPGDIVDVTGIFLPAPYTGFKALKAGLLTETYVEAQFVRQHKKKFASFSLTSDVEERVMNLIASGDVYNRLAKSIAPEIYGNLDVKKALLLLLVGGVDKRVGDGMRIRGDINVCLMGDPGVAKSQLLKAICKISPRGVYTTGKGSSGVGLTAAVMKDPVTDEMILEGGALVLADNGICCIDEFDKMDESDRTAIHEVMEQQTISISKAGINTTLNARTSILAAANPLYGRYNPRLSPLDNINLPAALLSRFDILFLMLDIPSRDDDEKLAEHVTYVHMHNKQPDLEFTPVEPSKMREYIAYARTKRPVMSESVNDHVVQAYIRLRQDSKREMDSKFSFGQATPRTLLGIIRLSQALAKLRLADIVDIDDVEEALRLVRVSKESLYQETNKSKEDESPTTKIFTIIKKMLQETGKSTLSYENIVKTIRLRGFTMLQLSNCIQEYSYLNVWHLINEGNTLKFVDDGTMDTDHEDSDVGTPKLAPQAAASADTSAQDSDIDLQDV